A single Montipora foliosa isolate CH-2021 chromosome 7, ASM3666993v2, whole genome shotgun sequence DNA region contains:
- the LOC138011531 gene encoding protein SEC13 homolog produces MMERLQSKRSGYTSVDHESEVQRHVEFSEWTKMVSVLNTVDTSHEDMIHDAQMDYYGKKLATCSSDRTVKIFEISGNTQTQVACLRGHEGPVWQVSWAHPMFGNLLASCSYDRKVIIWKETSSGWAKLQEFCNHDSSVNSISWASPDYGLMLACGSSDGSISIISSSGDGIWDSKKINNAHTIGCNAVSWAPSVSPGSFIESGAKPGSQVKRFVTGGCDNLVKVWKEVDGQWVEEEKLEAHSDWVRDVAWAPNIGIPVSTIATCSQDCRVVIWTKDEAGGGGWTSKVLKKFGDVVWHVSWSVTGNILAVSGGDNKVSLWKESMEGQWICVSDVYKGQGQEMQ; encoded by the exons GTATCAGTATTAAACACAGTGGATACCTCACACGAGGACATGATC CATGATGCCCAAATGGATTATTATGGCAAGAAGCTTGCAACATGCTCATCTGATAGGACAGTGAAAATCTTTGAGATTAGTGGAAACACACAGACCCAAGTAGCTTGTTTGAGAGG TCATGAGGGACCAGTGTGGCAAGTTAGCTGGGCTCATCCAATGTTTGGAAATCTTTTAGCATCTTGTTCCTATGATAGAAAA GTTATAATTTGGAAAGAAACAAGTAGTGGATGGGCAAAACTCCAAGAATTCTGCAACCACGATTCCTCAG tgAATTCAATATCCTGGGCATCTCCAGACTATGGTCTCATGTTAGCTTGTGGTTCATCTGATGGTTCAATTTCTATCATAAGTAGTTCAG ggGATGGGATTTGGGATTCCAAGAAAATTAATAATGCGCACACA ATTGGCTGTAATGCTGTTAGCTGGGCCCCTTCTGTTTCACCTGGATCATTTATAGAG TCAGGAGCCAAGCCGGGAAGTCAAGTCAAGAGATTTGTCACTGGAGGCTGTGATAACTTAgtaaaagtttggaa AGAGGTTGATGGTCAGTGGGTTGAAGAAGAGAAACTTGAAGCTCACAGTGACTGGGTCAGAGATGTTGCCTGGGCCCCAAATATCGGCATCCCTGTCAGCACCATAGCAACATGTTCTCAG GATTGTCGTGTGGTAATCTGGACAAAGGATGAGGCTGGAGGAGGCGGCTGGACATCAAAG GTTTTGAAGAAGTTTGGTGATGTTGTGTGGCATGTAAGCTGGTCCGTTACGGGGAATATTTTAGCTGTTTCAGGGGGAGATAACAAG GTCAGCCTATGGAAAGAATCAATGGAAGGACAATGGATCTGTGTTAGTGATGTGTACAAAGGTCAAGGTCAGGAGATGCAATGA